From the Kineococcus mangrovi genome, the window CGCCCGGTCCCTGGCGGCACGGCTCGGCGTGCGCGTCGTCGACGGTGGGCCCCACCCCCGCTTCGGCACCCGCAACGTCGTCCTGCCGTTGTCCGAGGGCACCTACGTCGAGGTCGTCGAGGTGCTCGACCACCCCGTCGCCGACAAGGCGCTCTTCGGCCGGGCCGTCCGCGAGCGCACCGAGGCCGGCGGTGGCTGGTTCGCCTGGAGCGTCCTCGTCGACGACCTCGAGAGCTACCGCGACCGCCTCGGCGAGGAGATCGAGGAGGGCGTCCGCCGCCGTCCCGACGGGGTCGAGCTGCGCTGGCGGCAGATCGGCGCCCCCGCGCTCAACACCGAACCGCAGCTGCCGCTGCTCATCGAGTGGGACGGCCCGCAGACCCAGCACCCGTCGGCGCTGTCGCTGGCCGGCGGCACCCGGCTGACCGGTCTGACGATCGCCGGCCAGCGCTCGCGCGTCCGCAACTGGCTGGGACTGCCGCCGGAGTTCAGCACCGACCGCGTCGAGTTCACCTGGCTCGACGTCGTCGGCAGTCCCCGCGCCACGGGCCTGCGCTCGGTGACGTTCGAGACCACCCGCGGTACCGTCGAGATCTGAGCGACCACCCGGTGGACTGGCCCGACTGGCTCCCTTCGCTGACGGCGTCGGCCGTCGCCCTGCTCGTCGTCGACCTCGTCGTGCGCGTCACGGCCGTCGCCGTCGTCCCCGTCAACCGCCGCCCCAGTTCCGCCCTGGCCTGGTTGCTGACGATCTTCTTCGTCCCCTACCTCGGTGTCGCCGCGTTCCTGCTCATCGGCAACCCCAAGCTGCCGCGGGCCCGTCGGCGCAAGCAGCGCGAGATCAACCGGCTGATCCTGGACTCCACCAAGGGCATGGACCTCGTCTCCACCGAACACCCCTGGCCGCCGTGGCTGTCCGGGATCGTGGAGCTGAACCGCAACCTCGGGTCGATGCCGCTCGTCGGGGGGAACTCCGCGGTGCTGTGCGGGGAGTACGACGAGGCGATCCGGGCGATGGCGCGCAGCATCGACGCTGCCCGCGAGTACGTCCACGTCGAGTTCTACATCATGACCAAGGACGCCACGAGCGAACCGTTCTTCACCGCTCTGCAGCGCGCGGTCGAGCGTGGCGTGAAGGTCCGTCTGCTGCTGGACCACGTGGGGTCCCTGCGCTACCCGGGGTACCGCCGCACGATCCGCTTCCTCGACAGGATCGGCGTCGAGTGGCACCCGATGCTGCCCGTCCAGCTGCACAAGCTGAAGTACCAGCGCCCGGACCTGCGCAACCACCGCAAGCTGCTCGTCGTCGACGGCGAGACCGCGTGGCTGGGTTCGCAGAACGTGCTGGACCGCAGCTACAACAAGCGCGCCAACGTCAAGCGCGGTCTGCAGTGGCAGGACCTCATGGTCCACCTCGAGGGGCCGGTCGTGTCCGGGGTCGAGGCCATGTTCATCACCGACTGGTACTCCGAGACCGACGAACTGCTGCAGGCCGAACGGCCGGAGGTGTCCCCGGTGGGGTCGCCGGGCCGGCTGGAGTGCCAGGTCGTGCCGAGCGGCCCGGGGTTCGACGGGGAGAACAACCTCAAGCTGTTCAACGCGCTGCTCTACTCGGCCCAGCGCCGCATCTCCATCACGAGCCCGTACTTCGTGCCGGACGAGTCGATGCTGTCGGCGATCACGACGGCCGCCGAACGGGGGGTGGACGTCGAGCTGTTCGTCTCCGAGTACGGCGACCAGTTCTTCGTGCACTACGCCGAGTGCTCCTACTACGAGAACCTGCTGCGCTCCGGGGTGCGGATCTTCCGCTACCCCGCGCCGTACGTGCTGCACGCCAAGCACATGACCATCGACGAGGAGGTCGGCGTCATCGGTTCCTCGAACATGGACATGCGCTCGTTCATGCTCGACCTCGAACTCACCCT encodes:
- a CDS encoding VOC family protein, with protein sequence MRVDHVGFAAGPQGLSETARSLAARLGVRVVDGGPHPRFGTRNVVLPLSEGTYVEVVEVLDHPVADKALFGRAVRERTEAGGGWFAWSVLVDDLESYRDRLGEEIEEGVRRRPDGVELRWRQIGAPALNTEPQLPLLIEWDGPQTQHPSALSLAGGTRLTGLTIAGQRSRVRNWLGLPPEFSTDRVEFTWLDVVGSPRATGLRSVTFETTRGTVEI
- the cls gene encoding cardiolipin synthase: MDWPDWLPSLTASAVALLVVDLVVRVTAVAVVPVNRRPSSALAWLLTIFFVPYLGVAAFLLIGNPKLPRARRRKQREINRLILDSTKGMDLVSTEHPWPPWLSGIVELNRNLGSMPLVGGNSAVLCGEYDEAIRAMARSIDAAREYVHVEFYIMTKDATSEPFFTALQRAVERGVKVRLLLDHVGSLRYPGYRRTIRFLDRIGVEWHPMLPVQLHKLKYQRPDLRNHRKLLVVDGETAWLGSQNVLDRSYNKRANVKRGLQWQDLMVHLEGPVVSGVEAMFITDWYSETDELLQAERPEVSPVGSPGRLECQVVPSGPGFDGENNLKLFNALLYSAQRRISITSPYFVPDESMLSAITTAAERGVDVELFVSEYGDQFFVHYAECSYYENLLRSGVRIFRYPAPYVLHAKHMTIDEEVGVIGSSNMDMRSFMLDLELTLMVCGREFSEALRRVEDGYRAKCTELTLEQWLARSRMQVIKENVARLTSALQ